A genomic stretch from Longimicrobium sp. includes:
- a CDS encoding type II toxin-antitoxin system VapC family toxin has product MAGPVLFDTDVLVDVARGVPTALDVVEAASDEHILTISTITQLELIAGCRNKAELREADRFVQRFAILPPGDAACEEAVKLLRRFRLSHGLQITDALIAATALTDELPLVSKNQRDFRFIPALRLLPYPPRFS; this is encoded by the coding sequence GTGGCTGGCCCCGTTCTCTTCGATACCGACGTCCTCGTCGATGTTGCGCGAGGTGTTCCCACTGCTCTGGACGTTGTCGAAGCAGCGTCCGATGAGCACATCCTGACGATCAGCACCATTACGCAGTTGGAGTTGATCGCTGGGTGCAGGAACAAAGCCGAGTTGCGAGAGGCCGACAGGTTCGTCCAGCGGTTCGCCATCCTCCCGCCCGGAGACGCGGCTTGCGAAGAAGCAGTCAAGCTTCTGCGCAGATTTCGGCTCAGCCACGGGCTGCAAATTACGGATGCGCTGATCGCCGCAACGGCGCTGACGGACGAACTCCCGCTCGTCTCCAAGAATCAGCGCGATTTCCGCTTCATCCCTGCCTTGCGGCTACTTCCGTATCCACCTCGGTTCAGCTAG